A genomic segment from Flavobacterium sp. 9R encodes:
- the guaA gene encoding glutamine-hydrolyzing GMP synthase, giving the protein MQHNVLILDFGSQYTQLIARRVRELNIFCEIFPYNHFPSDLSSYKAVILGGSPFSVRSEDAPHPDLSQIRGKLPMLAVCYGAQYLAHFSGGEVAASNTREYGRANLSFIKENEIFFEGVSENSQVWMSHSDSIKALPTNGVKLASTHDVEFAAYKIEGETTYAIQYHPEVFHSTDGSKMLENFLVKIAEVPQNFTPNAFVEEIVAEMKEKIGNDKVVLGLSGGVDSTVAAVLLNKAIGKNLYCIFVNNGLLRKNEFQSVLDQYEGMGLNVKGVDASQRFYDALAGITDPELKRKAIGNAFIEVFDDESHKIEDVTWLAQGTIYPDVIESVSVKGPSATIKSHHNVGGLPDYMKLKIVEPLRMLFKDEVRRVGATLGIDPELLGRHPFPGPGLSIRILGDITPEKVQILQDVDKVFIDGLKSWGLYDKVWQAGAILLPVNSVGVMGDERTYEKVVALRAVESTDGMTADWVHLPYEFLMKVSNDIINKVKGVNRVVYDISSKPPATIEWE; this is encoded by the coding sequence ATGCAACACAACGTACTTATTTTAGATTTCGGGTCGCAATACACTCAGCTTATTGCGCGAAGAGTTCGAGAATTAAACATATTCTGCGAAATCTTCCCTTACAATCACTTTCCTAGTGATTTATCATCTTACAAAGCAGTAATTCTTGGAGGAAGTCCATTTTCTGTTCGTTCAGAAGATGCTCCACATCCAGATTTATCTCAAATTAGAGGAAAACTTCCTATGCTTGCCGTATGTTACGGAGCGCAATATTTAGCGCATTTTAGCGGTGGAGAAGTAGCAGCTTCTAATACTAGAGAATATGGTAGAGCCAATTTGTCTTTCATCAAAGAAAATGAAATCTTCTTCGAAGGTGTTTCTGAGAATAGCCAAGTTTGGATGAGCCATAGTGATAGTATCAAAGCATTACCAACCAACGGTGTTAAATTAGCGAGTACTCACGATGTAGAATTTGCAGCTTACAAAATTGAAGGCGAAACCACTTATGCTATTCAATACCATCCAGAGGTTTTTCACTCTACCGATGGTTCTAAAATGTTGGAGAATTTCTTGGTAAAAATTGCCGAAGTGCCTCAAAACTTTACACCAAACGCTTTCGTAGAAGAAATTGTAGCTGAAATGAAAGAGAAAATCGGAAATGACAAGGTGGTTCTTGGTCTTTCTGGTGGAGTAGATTCTACTGTAGCTGCGGTATTATTGAATAAAGCAATTGGTAAAAACCTATATTGTATTTTTGTAAATAACGGCTTACTTCGTAAAAACGAGTTCCAAAGTGTTTTAGACCAATACGAAGGTATGGGACTAAATGTGAAAGGAGTGGATGCTTCGCAACGTTTTTATGATGCACTTGCTGGAATTACAGACCCAGAATTAAAAAGAAAAGCCATCGGAAATGCTTTTATAGAAGTTTTTGATGATGAGTCACACAAAATAGAAGATGTTACTTGGTTAGCTCAAGGAACAATTTATCCTGATGTAATTGAGTCAGTTTCGGTAAAAGGACCTTCTGCAACTATCAAATCACATCATAATGTGGGTGGTTTACCAGATTATATGAAACTGAAAATTGTAGAACCACTGCGTATGCTTTTCAAAGACGAAGTACGTCGAGTAGGAGCTACTTTAGGAATCGACCCGGAGTTATTGGGAAGACATCCTTTCCCAGGGCCAGGTTTGTCTATTCGTATTCTGGGAGATATTACTCCAGAAAAAGTACAAATTTTGCAAGATGTTGATAAAGTTTTTATCGATGGTTTAAAATCTTGGGGATTGTATGACAAAGTTTGGCAAGCAGGTGCTATTTTGTTGCCTGTAAATAGTGTTGGTGTAATGGGCGATGAGCGTACTTACGAAAAAGTAGTAGCGCTTAGAGCGGTTGAATCTACCGATGGTATGACTGCGGATTGGGTACATTTACCTTATGAGTTTTTGATGAAAGTATCTAACGATATCATCAATAAAGTAAAAGGTGTTAATCGTGTGGTTTACGATATTAGTTCGAAACCGCCAGCCACAATCGAGTGGGAATAA